ATTAAATTGACAACACAAGATGAAGAAAAGAGAAAACAATTACCTGAAATTTATATCGATAGCATGTTAAAAGCAACGAAAGACTCTGATAATGTCGTCTTCTTAAGAAAATGGGATGATTTAGGTGTACGTTATGGTGAAGTTGAAGAAGTTCTTGAAACAGTTCAAGAAGAAATACTCGCTTTATATCCTAAATCAATTTTAGATGAACTTGTGGAAGAAGCTTTAACAAGTGATATTACAATACCTGAAAAACAATTTGTTCATGTAGACAAAGAAACGTTTGAACAAGAACAAGATTGGAAAGTAAAATTAAGAATGTTAAACGACTTTCCAACACCAACTGAAGAGGATTATCCTTTATTAGAGGCAGCATTAAATGATGATAAGCCTCAAGTACGAAGAATGGCTATCGTGTTATTAGGTATGATAGAAACGAAAGAAACGTTACCATATTTATATAAAGGTATGAAAGATAAAGTCGTTTCAGTAAGAAGAACTGCTGGAGATTGTTTAAGTGACTTAGGCTTTAAAGAAGCTTTGCCTGTCATGATTGAAGCTCTTGAAGATCCTCAAAAAATTGTGAGATGGCGTGCAGCTATGTTTATTTTTGATGAAGGTGACGAAACAGCTCTAGAAGCATTGAAAAACAGACAAAATGATCCAGCATTTGACGTTAAATTGCAAGTAGAAATGGCAATTGAAAGAATTGAAAACGGTGAGGCAGCATTAGGCTCCGTTTGGAAACAAATGGCCAATAGAAAGAAAGAGGGATAATAAAATGAATGCATACGAACAATACATGAAAGAATTAGCACAACCAATGAGAACTGAATTGACTGGTCAAGGCTTTGAAAGTTTAGAAACAACTGACGCTGTTAAAGATTATATGGATAATGCAAAGCACGATGAAACAACATTTATCGTTGTAAACTCTGTATGTGGATGTGCTGCAGGCTTAGCACGTCCAGCAGCTGTCACTGTTGCTCAACAAAATGAAAAGAAACCATCTAGAACAGCTACTGTATTTGCTGGTCAAGATAAAGAAGCTACAGAAACAATGAGAGAATATATTGCTCAAGTACCATCAAGTCCATCTATGGCGTTATTTAAAGGTAGCGAACTTAAATACTTTATGCCTCGTGAACATATTGAAGGAAGAGATATCCAAGAAATTTGTATGGATATTAAAGACGCTTTTGATGAATACTGTGACTAATGTTAGGTTAACAACTGCCGTTAAATCAAATGCATCTCTCTACAAACAAGTAGAAGATGCATTTTCTATATTATCGGCATTAGATTTGGTCAATCATATAAACGTAATTGACCGAAAAAAATTAACCATTCGCCAATTATTTCAACAGGATACAACGCCGCTTATCGTATTTGAAAGTAGTGGGCCGAAACTGTATTTTACTGCTGAAACACCCATTTATTTTCACTTAGATACCGTAAAAGTGAAATTACAGTTGATGAAACAAAACAAACAACCTGTGCTCGTTGAAATGGTGGATTATGTAGCTAAAGATTTACCCTCATTTAATTTTGTAGATGGAACGATGGGGTTTGGAAGAGACAGCTATTTAATACTCAAAACATTTAAACAAGCTACCATTTACGCCATAGAACAACATCCTTTAATACATTATGTGATATCAGAAGGCATGAAAAGATATTTAGACGAAGAAACATATAAACGCATTCATTTTATAAATGATGATTACAATAAATGGGTCAAAAGGCATCCAGAAGTCTTGGATTTGCTTTACTTAGATAATATGTTTGAACGCACACTAGACGAAAACGATCGAATGGGTGAGTTATCTAAAATGACGGGAACCAATCAAGAAATAGTGTCCGTATCAGATTACAAATATTTAATCGTAAAAGCACATTATAAGAGTCCGTCTTTCAAAAAATTAAAAGTCACGCAATGTATTCGAAAAAGTACCAAAACACATTACGGCTTGAAAATTAATCATAAAAGACTTGGACATTAATATTCTGCAAAACTAAAATAATAAAAATTAATGTAAAATACCACGCATATCACGCTATTCACTGAGATAAAAATCAGTAGCGTGATATGCTTTTTTATTTTAATTTGTGATTATAAAGTACATTGGAAACATAAAAATAACCACCATGGTTTATAAGTCCATGGTGGTTATTTACCCCTTAAGAGCACTATTCAGTAATACACATACTAATCATGTAGCTTAATAATAAGAAAAATCCTATAACAGCGAATATTTCATTCATTGAAATAGCCTCCTTTGAAATGATATCTCTTTGGTAATTTAATTCCATTATACATAATAATCATCAAAGTTTCTATATTTAATCGTGATCTATTTCTATTATATCAGTAGTAAAACAGACACTTTTTAGTTAATATAGATATGGAAGAATAAGAAAAAAAGAGGTGCACTAATGAATAACTTTGATAAAGCGTATCATGATTTATGTAACAAAGTATTAGAAGAAGGTGAAAGTAAAGACGATAGAACTGGTACAGGTACTATTTCTATTTTTGGTCACCAAATGAGATTTGACTTATCAGAAGGATTCCCTCTACTAACGACTAAAAAAGTTTCGTTTAAATTAATCGCAACTGAACTATTATGGTTTATAAAAGGCGATACGAATATTAGATATTTATTGCAATATAAAAATAACATTTGGAATGAGTGGGCGTTTAAAAAGTGGATTGAAAGTGATGCTTATAAAGGGCCAGACATGACTGACTTTGGTCGCCGTGCTTTAGTCGATGACAAGTTTAATGAACAGTATAAAGCGCAATTAGCTATTTTTAAGGATAAGATTCTTAACGATGATGAGTTCATGAAAACATACGGTGATTT
This portion of the Mammaliicoccus vitulinus genome encodes:
- a CDS encoding virulence factor; the encoded protein is MEIVRVEPTPSPNTMKIILSFKKEDRSSKTYTEINDHNPEFINRILQLEGVKSVFHVMDFIAVDKRPKENWDTLLKDVTAAISGSDQDGDLNQNQVNEHFGEVKAEVLKFKGIPYQIKLTTQDEEKRKQLPEIYIDSMLKATKDSDNVVFLRKWDDLGVRYGEVEEVLETVQEEILALYPKSILDELVEEALTSDITIPEKQFVHVDKETFEQEQDWKVKLRMLNDFPTPTEEDYPLLEAALNDDKPQVRRMAIVLLGMIETKETLPYLYKGMKDKVVSVRRTAGDCLSDLGFKEALPVMIEALEDPQKIVRWRAAMFIFDEGDETALEALKNRQNDPAFDVKLQVEMAIERIENGEAALGSVWKQMANRKKEG
- the brxA gene encoding bacilliredoxin BrxA gives rise to the protein MNAYEQYMKELAQPMRTELTGQGFESLETTDAVKDYMDNAKHDETTFIVVNSVCGCAAGLARPAAVTVAQQNEKKPSRTATVFAGQDKEATETMREYIAQVPSSPSMALFKGSELKYFMPREHIEGRDIQEICMDIKDAFDEYCD
- a CDS encoding class I SAM-dependent methyltransferase — encoded protein: MNTVTNVRLTTAVKSNASLYKQVEDAFSILSALDLVNHINVIDRKKLTIRQLFQQDTTPLIVFESSGPKLYFTAETPIYFHLDTVKVKLQLMKQNKQPVLVEMVDYVAKDLPSFNFVDGTMGFGRDSYLILKTFKQATIYAIEQHPLIHYVISEGMKRYLDEETYKRIHFINDDYNKWVKRHPEVLDLLYLDNMFERTLDENDRMGELSKMTGTNQEIVSVSDYKYLIVKAHYKSPSFKKLKVTQCIRKSTKTHYGLKINHKRLGH